The Elaeis guineensis isolate ETL-2024a chromosome 14, EG11, whole genome shotgun sequence genome has a segment encoding these proteins:
- the LOC140853656 gene encoding uncharacterized protein: protein MTGPGRRHSRGRQQAPLDDTHPHFSILHDESEDLDETQLPESTEQTSAQPELAQPEAMVPQHHLLTGTQHRRAVRGPSRGLVLEKYVHTHNEKLKVHIFRDHPVGTEASIVANEISLYMWNHFLWAAESFKHVAPRYRDALVSHIKDNIDFEDCTDEEVMACILKMAANRYRDRRCRLHKYCNELQAKRIDPVTQPYRNWAGSSDD from the exons atgactggtcctggacgtagacattcacggggtaggcagcaggctccgcttgatgatacacatcctcactttagcattttgcatgatgagtcagaggatttagatgagactcagttgcccgagtccacagagcagactagtgctcagccagagcttgcccagccggaggccatggtaccgcagcatcatctccttacag gaacacagcatcgacgtgcagtgcgtggtcctagtaggggtcttgttttggaaaaatatgtgcatacacacaatgaaaaactgaaggtacatatatttcgagatcatccggttggcacagaggctagtatcgtcgcaaatgagatcagtttgtatatgtggaatcattttctgtgggctgctgaaagtttcaagcatgtagctcctcgataccgtgatgctctagtctctcacatcaag gataatattgacttcgaggattgcactgacgaagaagtgatggcatgtattctcaaaatggctgcaaatagatacagagatcggcgatgtaggcttcataaatactgcaatgagctgcaggcgaagaggattgatcctgtgacccagccatacagaaattgggctgggtctagtgacgattga